From one Catellatospora sp. IY07-71 genomic stretch:
- the gcvT gene encoding glycine cleavage system aminomethyltransferase GcvT: protein MTDVGSKDSADLLRSPLHERHAALGAKFAAFGGWDMPLEYAGGGVLKEHAAVREGVGVFDVSHLGKARITGPGAAEFVNACLTNDLGRIKPGKAQYTLCCDDATGGVVDDIIAYLYGEDHVFLIPNAANTTEVVRRLTAAAPAGLTVTNEHADFAVLAVQGPRSAELLAELGLPTEHEYMSFATAELDGVTLTVCRTGYTGEHGYELVAPSADATRVWDALFGASVEVRACGLAARDTLRTEMGYPLHGQDLSLDITPVQARAGWAVGWSKPEFWGRDALTAEKAAGPRRTLWGLVANDRGIPRPHMAVLSGDTTVGEITSGTFSPTRKVGIALALLDTSAALSEGDTVEVDVRGRRSSMTVTKPPFITPSVK, encoded by the coding sequence ATGACCGACGTGGGTTCAAAAGACTCAGCCGACCTGCTCAGATCCCCTCTGCACGAGCGTCACGCCGCGCTGGGAGCCAAGTTCGCCGCATTCGGCGGCTGGGACATGCCGTTGGAGTATGCCGGAGGCGGGGTGCTCAAGGAGCACGCCGCGGTCCGCGAGGGGGTCGGCGTCTTCGACGTGAGCCACCTCGGCAAGGCCCGGATCACCGGGCCCGGCGCCGCCGAGTTCGTCAACGCCTGCCTCACCAACGACCTGGGCCGCATCAAGCCGGGCAAGGCGCAGTACACGCTGTGCTGCGACGACGCGACGGGCGGGGTGGTGGACGACATCATCGCCTACCTGTACGGCGAGGACCACGTCTTCCTGATCCCCAACGCGGCCAACACCACCGAGGTCGTCCGCCGGCTGACCGCCGCGGCGCCGGCAGGCCTGACCGTCACCAACGAGCACGCCGACTTCGCCGTGCTGGCGGTGCAGGGGCCGCGCTCGGCCGAGCTGCTGGCCGAGCTGGGGCTGCCCACCGAGCACGAGTACATGAGCTTCGCCACAGCGGAGCTGGACGGGGTCACCCTCACCGTGTGCCGCACCGGCTACACCGGCGAGCACGGCTACGAGCTGGTCGCCCCGTCGGCCGACGCGACGCGGGTGTGGGACGCGCTGTTCGGCGCGAGCGTCGAGGTCCGCGCCTGCGGCCTGGCCGCCCGGGACACGCTGCGCACCGAGATGGGATACCCGCTGCACGGGCAGGACCTGTCCCTGGACATCACCCCGGTGCAGGCCCGCGCGGGCTGGGCCGTGGGCTGGAGCAAGCCCGAATTCTGGGGCCGCGACGCGCTCACCGCCGAGAAGGCGGCGGGCCCTCGCCGCACCCTGTGGGGCCTGGTCGCCAACGACCGCGGCATCCCGCGCCCGCACATGGCGGTCCTCTCCGGCGACACCACCGTCGGCGAGATCACCAGCGGCACCTTCTCCCCGACCCGCAAGGTCGGCATCGCCCTGGCCCTGCTCGACACCTCCGCCGCCCTGTCCGAGGGCGACACCGTAGAGGTCGACGTGCGCGGCCGCCGCAGCTCCATGACCGTCACCAAACCCCCCTTCATCACCCCCTCCGTGAAGTGA